From the Flavobacteriales bacterium genome, one window contains:
- the purD gene encoding phosphoribosylamine--glycine ligase, which yields MNVLVLGSGGREHALSWKIAQSSLCEKLFIAPGNAGTAQLGENVNISATDFESLKTFVIDNEIEMLVVGPEDPLVKGIYDFFKNDEVLSEVCVIGPSQEGAQLEGSKEYSKQFMQRHDIPTAAYDSFTKDSLNEGYDFLETLSPPYVLKADGLAAGKGVLIINDLEEAKRELKAMLADAKFGDASSKVVIEEYLDGIELSVFVLTDGNNYKILPSAKDYKRIGEGDTGLNTGGMGAISPVPFADKFFIERVEDRIIKPTIKGLQEEEIEYKGFIFIGLMNVNGDPKVIEYNVRMGDPETEVVIPRIKSDLLNLFRGISNGTFGEQDFYVDEDVATTVMLVSGGYPESYEKGKGISGLEEVENSIVFHAGTRKEEDKVLTNGGRVMAITSFGRTIEEALSKSFDNAEKVKFDGKYYRKDIGFDLKQEQV from the coding sequence ATGAATGTATTAGTATTAGGTTCTGGAGGCAGAGAACACGCCTTAAGCTGGAAAATTGCCCAAAGTAGTTTGTGCGAAAAGCTATTTATTGCCCCTGGTAATGCAGGGACAGCACAACTTGGTGAAAATGTAAACATCAGTGCAACAGATTTTGAATCTTTGAAAACCTTTGTCATAGACAACGAAATCGAGATGCTAGTGGTCGGCCCAGAAGACCCTTTAGTAAAAGGGATTTATGACTTTTTCAAAAACGATGAGGTGCTTTCTGAGGTATGCGTCATTGGCCCATCGCAAGAAGGGGCGCAATTGGAAGGTAGCAAAGAATATTCTAAGCAATTTATGCAACGCCACGATATTCCTACGGCAGCCTATGATAGCTTTACTAAAGATAGCTTAAATGAGGGTTATGATTTTTTAGAAACCCTAAGCCCACCTTATGTCCTCAAAGCTGATGGACTAGCCGCAGGTAAAGGAGTACTCATCATCAACGATTTGGAAGAAGCCAAGCGTGAGCTTAAAGCCATGTTAGCAGATGCTAAGTTTGGAGATGCAAGTTCTAAAGTAGTTATTGAAGAATACCTTGACGGTATAGAGCTTTCGGTCTTTGTCTTAACAGACGGCAACAATTACAAAATATTACCATCGGCCAAAGATTATAAACGCATAGGCGAGGGCGATACAGGGCTTAATACAGGGGGTATGGGTGCTATTTCTCCCGTTCCTTTTGCCGATAAATTCTTTATCGAACGAGTAGAAGATAGAATCATTAAGCCTACCATTAAAGGTTTACAAGAAGAAGAAATAGAGTATAAGGGTTTTATCTTTATTGGCTTAATGAACGTCAATGGTGACCCTAAAGTTATTGAATACAACGTGCGTATGGGTGATCCAGAAACGGAAGTGGTCATACCTCGTATAAAATCGGATTTGCTAAATCTATTTAGAGGCATATCTAACGGAACCTTCGGTGAGCAAGACTTTTATGTCGATGAAGATGTGGCGACTACGGTTATGCTAGTGTCAGGTGGTTATCCTGAGAGTTATGAAAAGGGTAAAGGTATTAGCGGCTTAGAAGAAGTAGAGAACAGTATTGTATTTCATGCTGGAACACGAAAGGAAGAGGATAAAGTATTAACGAATGGTGGTCGAGTGATGGCAATTACTTCTTTTGGAAGAACCATAGAAGAAGCTTTAAGCAAATCATTTGATAATGCAGAAAAAGTAAAATTCGACGGCAAATATTACCGCAAGGATATAGGCTTTGACTTAAAACAAGAACAGGTTTAG
- the purQ gene encoding phosphoribosylformylglycinamidine synthase subunit PurQ yields MKFGVVVFPGSNCDKDMIYVLETLYKQEVVSLWHKDTDLQNCDFIILPGGFSYGDYLRSGAIARFSPIMQKVIEFANNGGYVMGVCNGFQILCESGLLPGALLHNNSHKFICKNVYLSTQTNRSCITDRVNLDEPLSIPIAHGEGRYFADAETLKQLNDNEQVIFRYCDKDGNVTNESNPNGAVENIAGICNAGRNVFGMMPHPERAADQELNNIDGGFIFESIISVLEPV; encoded by the coding sequence ATGAAATTTGGCGTTGTAGTATTCCCTGGTTCTAATTGCGATAAAGACATGATTTATGTATTAGAAACACTTTACAAACAAGAAGTGGTTAGTCTTTGGCATAAAGATACCGACCTTCAGAATTGTGATTTTATCATTCTGCCAGGTGGCTTTTCTTATGGTGATTACCTACGTTCTGGTGCTATTGCCCGTTTTTCTCCTATCATGCAAAAAGTGATTGAATTTGCTAATAATGGGGGCTATGTTATGGGCGTTTGTAATGGCTTTCAAATCCTTTGCGAATCGGGATTATTACCCGGTGCATTATTACACAATAACAGCCATAAATTCATTTGTAAAAACGTCTATTTATCGACACAAACCAATCGCAGTTGCATTACTGACAGAGTCAATCTTGATGAGCCTTTAAGTATTCCTATAGCTCACGGTGAGGGGCGTTATTTTGCCGATGCAGAAACCTTAAAGCAACTGAACGATAACGAACAAGTTATTTTTAGATATTGCGATAAAGATGGGAATGTTACTAATGAAAGCAATCCTAATGGTGCAGTAGAAAATATTGCTGGTATTTGTAATGCTGGTCGTAATGTATTTGGTATGATGCCACACCCTGAACGTGCTGCCGACCAAGAACTTAACAACATAGACGGAGGCTTTATTTTTGAAAGCATTATCTCTGTTCTAGAGCCG